A genome region from Tolypothrix sp. PCC 7712 includes the following:
- a CDS encoding NYN domain-containing protein produces the protein MGSPMNRLSIFVDGNNMFYAQQKNGWFFDPRRVLEYFKHEQSETTLINAFWYTGLKDPQDQRGFRDALISLGYTVRTKILKEYYDDSSGRYSQKANLDIEIVVDMFNTVDQYDRVVLFSGDGDFERAIELLRSKNTHITVVSTEGMIARELRNATDRYIDLNDIRDRIEKTEA, from the coding sequence ATGGGTTCTCCAATGAATCGTCTGTCTATTTTTGTAGACGGAAACAATATGTTCTATGCTCAACAAAAAAATGGCTGGTTTTTTGACCCACGCAGAGTTTTAGAATATTTTAAACACGAGCAATCAGAAACAACATTAATCAATGCATTTTGGTACACTGGCTTAAAAGACCCGCAAGATCAAAGAGGTTTTCGAGATGCTCTCATTAGTTTAGGATATACAGTAAGAACTAAAATTCTCAAAGAATATTACGATGACTCATCTGGTCGCTATTCACAAAAAGCTAATTTAGATATTGAAATTGTTGTAGATATGTTTAATACAGTAGACCAGTATGACCGAGTAGTATTATTTAGTGGTGATGGGGATTTTGAGAGAGCAATTGAATTATTACGTTCAAAAAATACACATATTACAGTCGTATCTACAGAAGGAATGATCGCCAGAGAATTACGTAATGCTACTGATAGATATATAGATTTGAATGATATTAGAGACAGAATAGAAAAGACAGAAGCTTAA
- a CDS encoding serine/threonine-protein kinase: MAEEPTSTVTKKYVSAANSQLGKPTKATSTALTYHTQLMSWFGHLLTGVSAIGAALLSSSGLGIVQLMESQALSTFFQLRGPIAPPENIVILAIDNQSISVPEQYYKTDPQQYAYLEPLKSFPFKRAAYADVIRKLMQAGAKSVAVDVIFDTESAYGAADDRQLQAVLQKYGSKVTLASVYETSESHQGTFNKLTLPQPMFRIGAVSTGTVNFPLEVDGKIHRLASEFNKSLAQDNLIDKVPSFDEAALRAARIKYSRPKGDRIHFWGPEGTFEAIPFWYVLDPQNWKNYLQQGKVFKNKIVVIGATAQLGNDYHPVVAGKNWLYPERMSGVEIHANAIATLIENKAIAQGISSPPLQGVFVLGLVGGVGIICARRKRGISRLIVSIGFATLWGGISYVLFVHYQLIYPTTVPMVAIAWIGLSYLGTEIARESIKKRQLVDIFQKYKTSPVVQEIISQQQDLQDLLQQRDLAVAGKILGGRYRIVKVLGSGGFSETYIAEDLQRPGHPQCVVKQLKPANSKATGLQLARRLFNSEAQTLEKLGKHHQIPQLLAYFEQQEEFYLVQEFIIGHPLSKELPAGQSLLETTVIELLRDLLQTLAFVHQNGVIHRDIKPSNIIRRHSDWKLVLIDFGAVKEVSTIQTENHEQTPFTIGIGTKGYAPNEQCFGRPQYSSDIYAVGMIGIRALTGIAPHELARDADGELQWREHTVANPALAEILSKMVLEDYKQRYQSASAALKAVEQLIGVSNRNFIPQHNPIEDITAAIDDPDAPTTPWEV, encoded by the coding sequence ATGGCAGAAGAACCTACGTCTACCGTAACTAAAAAATATGTCTCTGCTGCCAATAGCCAGTTAGGGAAACCAACTAAAGCAACTTCGACGGCATTAACCTACCATACCCAACTAATGTCTTGGTTTGGTCATCTGCTAACTGGTGTTTCAGCAATAGGAGCAGCACTGCTGAGTAGCTCTGGTTTGGGCATTGTGCAGTTGATGGAAAGTCAGGCACTTTCTACGTTTTTTCAACTGCGCGGGCCGATCGCACCTCCAGAAAACATCGTGATTTTGGCCATAGACAATCAGTCTATATCAGTCCCTGAACAGTACTATAAAACAGATCCACAACAGTATGCTTACCTGGAACCACTGAAATCTTTTCCATTTAAACGTGCTGCTTATGCTGATGTCATCAGAAAATTGATGCAAGCAGGTGCGAAATCTGTCGCAGTAGATGTAATTTTTGATACGGAAAGCGCTTATGGTGCTGCAGACGATCGCCAACTGCAAGCAGTCTTGCAAAAATATGGCAGTAAGGTGACCTTAGCCTCGGTATATGAAACTTCTGAGTCACATCAAGGTACGTTTAATAAGCTCACACTCCCACAACCGATGTTCCGCATTGGCGCTGTATCTACAGGCACTGTCAATTTTCCCCTAGAAGTAGATGGCAAAATTCATCGTTTAGCCAGCGAGTTTAACAAATCATTAGCACAAGATAACTTAATAGATAAAGTGCCTTCCTTTGACGAAGCAGCACTAAGGGCAGCCAGAATTAAATATTCGCGACCAAAAGGCGATCGCATTCATTTTTGGGGGCCAGAGGGTACATTTGAAGCCATCCCCTTTTGGTATGTACTAGATCCCCAAAACTGGAAAAACTATTTGCAACAAGGCAAGGTTTTCAAGAATAAAATTGTAGTGATTGGAGCCACCGCACAGTTAGGTAACGATTATCATCCAGTAGTGGCGGGTAAGAACTGGCTGTATCCCGAACGTATGTCAGGGGTAGAAATTCATGCCAACGCGATCGCCACCTTAATAGAAAATAAAGCGATCGCCCAAGGAATTAGCAGCCCACCCCTGCAAGGTGTATTTGTACTGGGTTTAGTTGGTGGTGTCGGCATCATCTGTGCCAGACGCAAGCGTGGGATCAGCAGATTAATTGTCAGCATTGGCTTTGCCACTCTTTGGGGAGGCATCAGCTACGTATTATTTGTACATTACCAATTAATTTATCCCACCACTGTGCCAATGGTAGCGATCGCCTGGATCGGCTTATCCTATCTGGGAACCGAAATCGCCAGGGAAAGCATTAAAAAGCGGCAATTAGTAGATATCTTTCAAAAATATAAAACTTCCCCTGTTGTGCAAGAAATCATCAGTCAACAACAAGACTTGCAAGATTTACTGCAACAACGAGATTTAGCGGTAGCAGGCAAAATCCTCGGTGGACGCTACAGAATTGTCAAAGTTCTCGGTTCTGGGGGATTTAGCGAAACCTACATTGCCGAAGATTTACAACGTCCAGGTCACCCGCAATGTGTAGTTAAACAGCTCAAACCAGCTAACAGCAAAGCTACAGGATTGCAACTTGCCAGACGTTTATTTAATTCTGAGGCGCAAACCTTAGAGAAATTGGGAAAACATCACCAAATTCCTCAGCTATTAGCTTATTTTGAACAACAAGAAGAATTTTATTTAGTACAAGAATTTATCATTGGTCACCCCTTAAGTAAAGAATTACCAGCAGGTCAATCGCTGTTAGAAACCACAGTTATCGAACTTTTACGCGATTTATTGCAAACATTGGCATTTGTGCATCAAAACGGTGTCATTCACCGTGATATTAAACCCAGTAACATTATCCGCCGACATTCAGATTGGAAATTGGTACTGATTGACTTTGGTGCAGTCAAAGAAGTCTCTACAATCCAAACAGAAAATCATGAACAAACTCCATTTACCATTGGGATTGGGACTAAGGGTTATGCACCCAACGAGCAATGCTTTGGCCGTCCCCAATACAGTAGCGACATCTATGCAGTTGGGATGATTGGCATTAGGGCTTTGACTGGTATCGCCCCCCACGAACTAGCAAGAGATGCTGACGGAGAGTTGCAATGGCGCGAACATACTGTTGCCAACCCAGCTTTAGCGGAGATTCTCAGTAAAATGGTGCTGGAAGATTACAAGCAGCGTTATCAATCTGCATCAGCAGCCCTAAAAGCTGTAGAACAGTTGATAGGGGTTTCCAATCGAAATTTTATTCCCCAACACAACCCAATTGAAGATATTACAGCTGCAATTGACGATCCAGATGCGCCTACCACACCTTGGGAGGTATAA
- a CDS encoding sugar porter family MFS transporter: MALQGSTINQGKTVSYVILIASAAALGGFLFGYDTAVINGAVSALSKAYNANSVMTGFAVSCALLGSALGAFVAGPIADRYGRLKTMLVAAVFFTLSAIGSGIAFGIGDFIFWRALGGIAVGMASVIAPAYIAEVAPAHLRGRLGSLQQLAIVVGIFAALVCDYFIALGAGGSAEGIFWFGVPAWRWMFWTEAPPAIIYGFAALVIPESPRYLAAQGRYSEATNVLRKVIGGNVEAKIEEIRQTVLQERRPKFSDLLSRRGGLLPIVWIGMGLSILQQFVGINVIFYYSSVLWQAVGFSERDSLLITVITGIVNIVTTLIAIAYVDKFGRKPLLMLGSIGMTVTLGTLAVVFANAAIDPTTGNPTLPGTAGIFALLAANLYVVFFGFSWGPIVWVLLGEIFNNKIRAAALSVAAAVQWIANFLVSTTFPPLLKYFGLGSAYGLYTIASAISIFFVAFFIRETKGKELEEM; this comes from the coding sequence ATGGCTTTACAAGGCTCTACTATTAATCAGGGGAAAACAGTTTCCTATGTAATTTTGATTGCCAGTGCCGCAGCGCTGGGTGGTTTTTTGTTTGGTTATGATACTGCTGTCATTAACGGTGCTGTTTCAGCTTTGTCAAAGGCCTATAATGCTAACAGCGTGATGACAGGCTTTGCAGTATCTTGTGCATTGCTAGGATCTGCTTTAGGGGCTTTTGTCGCAGGGCCGATCGCAGACCGCTATGGTCGCTTAAAAACGATGCTGGTGGCAGCAGTTTTCTTTACCTTAAGTGCGATCGGTTCGGGGATTGCATTTGGAATTGGGGACTTTATTTTCTGGCGCGCTTTGGGTGGCATTGCAGTCGGAATGGCGAGTGTAATTGCACCCGCTTACATTGCGGAAGTTGCACCAGCCCATTTGCGTGGCAGACTGGGTTCACTGCAACAGCTAGCAATTGTAGTCGGAATTTTCGCAGCCTTAGTTTGTGACTACTTTATAGCTTTAGGTGCAGGTGGATCGGCAGAAGGAATATTTTGGTTTGGCGTTCCCGCTTGGCGTTGGATGTTTTGGACAGAAGCCCCACCAGCAATTATTTATGGATTCGCTGCCCTCGTGATTCCAGAGTCACCACGATACTTGGCAGCACAGGGACGATATAGTGAAGCGACCAATGTATTAAGAAAAGTTATTGGCGGTAATGTCGAAGCAAAAATTGAAGAGATTCGCCAAACAGTTTTACAAGAACGCCGCCCCAAATTTTCTGACTTGCTAAGTCGTAGGGGTGGATTACTGCCTATTGTGTGGATTGGGATGGGGTTGTCTATCCTGCAACAGTTTGTGGGTATCAATGTTATTTTTTACTACAGCAGTGTTTTGTGGCAGGCAGTGGGATTTTCTGAAAGAGATTCCCTACTAATTACAGTAATTACGGGAATCGTCAATATTGTCACAACTCTAATTGCGATCGCCTATGTTGACAAATTTGGTCGCAAACCGTTACTCATGCTAGGTTCAATTGGCATGACTGTGACATTGGGTACTTTGGCTGTGGTGTTTGCTAATGCAGCGATTGATCCCACCACAGGTAACCCTACACTTCCGGGGACAGCAGGAATCTTTGCCCTGTTAGCAGCTAATCTATATGTGGTCTTCTTTGGCTTTTCTTGGGGGCCAATTGTTTGGGTACTGTTAGGCGAAATATTTAATAATAAAATTCGTGCTGCTGCCCTATCTGTAGCTGCTGCGGTGCAGTGGATTGCGAACTTTCTAGTTTCTACGACATTTCCACCTTTACTGAAATACTTTGGTTTAGGTTCTGCCTATGGATTGTATACAATTGCATCGGCAATTTCGATATTTTTCGTTGCCTTTTTCATCAGAGAAACCAAGGGCAAAGAATTAGAGGAAATGTAA
- a CDS encoding ATP-binding protein, with protein MSEYWNMFFSSGPFIPHGHCYLWQTDLVLLHIISDALIALAYYSIPATLFYFVRKREDLPFHWIFLLFSGFIVACGTTHLMEIWTLWHPTYWLSGLIKALTATISLFTALQLVPLVPQALALPSPAQLEQANQKLQIQITERLSIEAQLRTYQNDLEQLVAARTNEITKTNEQLQLEIAERQRILEILRQSEERYRYLAEAIPQLVWTTNSQGECDYFNQKWYEYTGLTFEESLGSGWVTALHPDDVQNAYEVWINAVNSGTLYENEYRFKRASDDTYRWQLARGLPLKDEQGVVVKWFGTCTDIQEQKQIQQERAQLLELEQAARTKAETANRIKDEFLAILSHELRTPINTILGWSRLLQSGRLAPEKISPALETIERNAKLQTQLIEDLLDVSSILQGKLTLQTQSLHLESIVLSAIDTITLAAQTKSIQVNTIFVPNVGPVLGDSTRLQQVVWNLLSNAVKFTPPGGKVEVQLNQVDGYAQIIVSDTGKGINAEFLPYAFDYFRQADSSSTRKFGGLGLGLAIVRNIVEIHGGTVTAASPGNDLGATFTVCLPLIQDRNLALFNEQNNSLSLISNSLSLSGVQILLVEDDADSRDFLAFVLQQDGAEVISVSSALAALQVLEQTKPDVLISDIGMPEMDGYTLLRQIRARTAEAGGQIAAVSKAIPKAIALTAFASSQDKQQALQAGFQMHLSKPINPEELVAGIIKLMENRD; from the coding sequence ATGTCAGAATATTGGAACATGTTTTTTAGTTCAGGCCCATTTATCCCACATGGGCATTGCTATCTCTGGCAAACTGATTTAGTTTTGCTACATATAATTTCTGACGCACTCATAGCTCTAGCTTATTACTCTATTCCTGCGACACTCTTCTACTTCGTCCGCAAACGAGAAGACTTGCCTTTTCATTGGATTTTTCTATTATTTAGTGGATTTATCGTAGCTTGTGGCACTACTCACTTGATGGAAATTTGGACGCTTTGGCATCCAACTTATTGGCTATCAGGATTGATTAAAGCCTTAACTGCCACAATATCTTTATTTACAGCCTTACAACTTGTACCTTTAGTTCCCCAAGCATTAGCGCTTCCTAGCCCAGCTCAATTAGAACAAGCTAATCAAAAATTACAAATACAAATAACAGAGCGTTTAAGCATCGAAGCTCAATTAAGAACATATCAGAATGATTTAGAGCAATTAGTTGCTGCTCGCACTAATGAAATTACCAAAACCAACGAGCAATTACAGCTAGAAATTGCTGAACGCCAGCGTATTTTAGAAATTTTACGGCAAAGTGAAGAGCGTTACCGTTACTTAGCTGAAGCCATTCCTCAACTCGTTTGGACAACTAATTCTCAAGGTGAATGCGATTATTTTAATCAAAAATGGTATGAATATACGGGGCTAACTTTTGAAGAGTCTTTAGGTTCGGGTTGGGTAACAGCATTACATCCAGATGACGTACAAAATGCTTACGAAGTGTGGATAAATGCTGTCAACAGTGGCACCTTATATGAAAATGAATACCGCTTTAAACGAGCATCTGATGATACTTATCGCTGGCAACTAGCTAGAGGTTTACCCCTGAAAGATGAACAAGGTGTTGTCGTAAAATGGTTTGGTACTTGTACAGACATTCAAGAACAAAAACAAATACAACAAGAACGTGCCCAGTTGCTGGAATTGGAACAAGCAGCAAGAACAAAAGCTGAAACAGCTAATCGAATTAAAGATGAATTTCTAGCTATACTTTCTCATGAATTACGAACTCCTATAAATACCATTCTTGGTTGGTCTAGGTTATTACAAAGTGGCAGATTAGCACCAGAAAAAATATCTCCAGCCTTGGAAACAATCGAACGTAATGCCAAGTTACAGACGCAATTAATTGAAGACTTACTGGATGTTTCGAGCATTTTGCAAGGTAAACTCACATTGCAAACTCAGAGCCTTCATTTAGAATCTATTGTCTTATCTGCAATAGATACTATAACTTTAGCTGCACAAACTAAATCGATTCAGGTAAATACCATTTTTGTACCAAATGTAGGGCCTGTTTTGGGTGATTCTACCCGCTTGCAACAAGTTGTTTGGAATCTGCTTTCCAACGCTGTCAAATTTACTCCCCCAGGGGGAAAGGTAGAAGTGCAATTAAACCAAGTAGATGGCTATGCTCAAATCATAGTTAGCGATACAGGTAAAGGAATTAATGCAGAGTTTTTACCTTATGCTTTTGATTACTTCCGCCAAGCCGATAGCAGTTCTACCAGAAAATTTGGTGGATTAGGTTTAGGACTAGCTATTGTCCGTAATATAGTCGAGATACATGGTGGTACAGTCACAGCAGCCAGTCCTGGTAACGATTTAGGGGCGACATTCACTGTTTGCTTACCGCTAATCCAAGACAGAAATCTAGCTTTATTTAATGAACAAAATAACTCTTTGTCATTAATTAGTAACTCTTTGTCTCTATCTGGGGTACAAATTCTGCTTGTAGAAGATGATGCAGATTCACGAGATTTTTTAGCTTTTGTATTACAACAAGATGGGGCTGAAGTAATTTCAGTATCTTCCGCATTAGCTGCTTTGCAAGTTCTCGAACAGACAAAGCCAGATGTGTTAATTAGCGATATTGGAATGCCTGAAATGGATGGTTATACTCTATTACGTCAGATCAGGGCTAGGACAGCAGAAGCAGGAGGACAAATTGCTGCGGTAAGCAAAGCCATACCAAAGGCGATCGCACTCACAGCTTTCGCTAGTAGTCAAGATAAACAGCAAGCACTGCAAGCAGGATTTCAGATGCATTTATCTAAACCCATTAACCCAGAAGAATTAGTTGCAGGGATTATTAAACTTATGGAAAATCGGGACTAG
- a CDS encoding response regulator, which produces MTKNTEESHPQKDTKNFPSLDNLRVLLVDDNEDSLFLTTFILENQGFQVTTATSVTQALETIAESKFDILISDIAMPEFDGYSLIRKIRKSTLPEQREIPAIALTALSSDESRSLALASGFQSYVNKPVEPTILISEITRLINDNQTTT; this is translated from the coding sequence ATGACAAAAAATACAGAGGAATCGCATCCTCAAAAAGACACAAAAAACTTTCCATCTTTAGATAACTTGCGAGTTTTATTAGTAGATGATAATGAAGATAGCCTTTTTCTCACTACATTTATTTTAGAAAATCAAGGATTTCAAGTCACAACAGCAACATCAGTTACACAAGCTCTAGAGACAATTGCAGAATCTAAATTTGACATCTTAATTTCTGACATTGCTATGCCGGAATTTGATGGTTATTCGTTAATTCGTAAAATTAGAAAGAGCACGCTTCCCGAACAAAGAGAAATACCAGCTATAGCGCTAACTGCCCTTAGTTCCGACGAAAGCCGCAGTCTTGCTCTGGCATCGGGGTTTCAAAGCTATGTTAATAAACCTGTAGAACCTACTATATTAATATCAGAAATAACCCGTTTAATTAACGACAATCAAACTACTACATAA
- a CDS encoding TROVE domain-containing protein: MNYNFFTKKKANTPQTQPITGREAEMVKGRSGGYMFEAGIWKMLRRCLLIGTAKSTYYAGKQELTEDFVNVVKQAVAENPGRVAEEILYASDGRAINNSAPILALVLLSMGETPEAKKAFAEIFGQVVRTGSHFYEWLNYTKSLRGFGKVVREAGKTWLSREDVKGLAYQLLKYQQRQGFSHRDALRLFHVKPPTETHRELFEWVVKGWEDLPADIPSEALAQIWWYEWLKRNPSETHTAIAQGRLTHEMAAPVGKMDKQAWQLLFQEMPIGAMLRNLGSLTELGVLRADESANILRVEAVLNNQEHLRKGRIHPIDVLKALKTYQSGGRLGRSQKTWEPVPRIVDILEKSLELSFDVVQPTGKVFMHAVDVSGSMSWGVVDSVGLSCCEIATTMALVTAKAEKNYMIRGFATEFRELGITAKDTFSSAIRKASNQNFGGTDASVAYDWMIQNKFKADVVCFWTDNESWAGHKHPSQALAQYRQKVNPNAKAVYVTLAPYNITLVDPQDPLSWDLAGFDPGTPRIIQMLATGEL; the protein is encoded by the coding sequence ATGAATTATAATTTTTTTACTAAAAAGAAAGCAAATACACCACAAACTCAGCCTATCACCGGACGGGAAGCAGAGATGGTTAAGGGTCGTTCCGGCGGGTATATGTTTGAGGCGGGTATTTGGAAAATGTTGCGCCGTTGTCTATTGATTGGGACAGCAAAAAGCACTTACTATGCTGGCAAACAGGAACTAACAGAAGATTTTGTAAATGTTGTTAAGCAAGCTGTAGCAGAAAATCCTGGGCGGGTTGCAGAAGAAATTCTCTATGCTAGCGATGGACGCGCCATCAATAACAGTGCGCCTATCTTGGCTTTAGTCTTGCTATCGATGGGTGAAACACCAGAAGCGAAAAAGGCATTTGCTGAAATCTTTGGGCAAGTTGTCCGCACTGGTAGCCACTTCTATGAATGGCTGAACTATACTAAATCTCTGCGGGGATTTGGTAAGGTGGTGCGCGAAGCGGGTAAAACTTGGCTATCGCGAGAAGATGTCAAAGGTTTGGCTTATCAACTTTTGAAATATCAACAGCGTCAAGGCTTCTCTCACAGAGATGCATTGCGATTGTTCCACGTCAAACCACCTACAGAAACTCACCGAGAACTATTTGAGTGGGTAGTGAAAGGTTGGGAAGATTTACCAGCAGATATCCCCTCAGAAGCCTTAGCGCAGATTTGGTGGTATGAGTGGTTAAAACGCAACCCGAGCGAAACCCACACTGCGATCGCACAAGGTCGTCTTACCCACGAAATGGCTGCACCTGTGGGTAAAATGGATAAACAAGCTTGGCAGCTACTTTTCCAAGAAATGCCCATCGGTGCAATGCTGCGTAACCTTGGTTCTTTGACAGAACTGGGCGTGTTGCGAGCTGATGAAAGTGCCAATATTCTGCGAGTAGAAGCAGTTCTCAACAATCAAGAACATCTGCGTAAAGGTCGCATACATCCGATTGATGTTTTGAAAGCTCTCAAAACCTATCAATCTGGTGGTAGATTAGGACGCAGCCAGAAAACTTGGGAACCAGTTCCGCGAATTGTAGACATCTTAGAAAAATCACTGGAACTATCTTTTGATGTTGTGCAACCCACAGGCAAAGTTTTCATGCACGCTGTGGATGTTTCTGGCTCGATGTCTTGGGGTGTGGTGGATTCAGTGGGTTTAAGCTGCTGTGAAATCGCTACTACAATGGCGCTAGTAACAGCCAAAGCTGAGAAAAACTACATGATTCGCGGCTTTGCAACCGAATTTAGAGAACTAGGTATCACAGCCAAAGATACTTTTAGTTCTGCAATTCGCAAAGCGAGCAATCAAAACTTTGGTGGTACAGATGCTTCTGTGGCTTACGACTGGATGATTCAGAACAAGTTCAAAGCAGATGTAGTTTGCTTTTGGACTGACAATGAATCATGGGCTGGTCATAAACATCCCAGTCAAGCCTTGGCGCAGTATCGCCAGAAGGTGAACCCTAATGCTAAGGCAGTGTATGTCACCCTTGCACCTTACAACATTACCTTAGTAGATCCTCAAGATCCTCTTTCTTGGGATTTAGCAGGGTTCGACCCTGGAACACCTCGCATCATCCAGATGCTAGCTACAGGCGAACTGTAA
- a CDS encoding quinone-dependent dihydroorotate dehydrogenase, whose amino-acid sequence MDIYQLALRPLLFNLLKTDPEWLHEQTVHTLDWLSQTNDRQPAKLVNHVLTQSLCLQDPRLEQTLFGLHFPNPLGLAAGFDKNGIAANIWSSFGFGFAELGTVTFVPQPGNPRPRLFRLPSDKAVLNRMGFNNDGAAAMAARLTQGQQELNLHIPIGINLGKSKVTPLEASANDYLNSFRLLKDLGDYFVVNVSSPNTPGLRSLQDATMLGAILDLLQQENKTQKPLFVKIAPDLEWEAIADIITLASTYQLAGLIATNTTIRRDILKTQIIEKTGNPVTEEAGGISGAPLCDRSTEVIRFIWQQTQGKLPIIGVGGIFTPEDAWEKITAGASLIQVYTGWIYEGPLMVRRILQGLLSKLEQSGLTSINAAIGLEAKVKN is encoded by the coding sequence ATGGATATTTATCAACTAGCACTTCGTCCACTCTTGTTTAATCTGTTGAAAACAGATCCGGAGTGGCTACATGAACAGACTGTTCACACTCTCGATTGGCTTTCTCAAACCAACGATCGCCAACCTGCTAAATTGGTTAATCATGTTCTGACGCAGTCATTGTGCCTACAAGATCCACGTTTAGAACAAACTCTATTTGGTCTCCACTTTCCCAACCCTCTGGGTTTAGCAGCAGGGTTTGATAAGAATGGCATAGCTGCCAATATTTGGTCAAGTTTTGGCTTTGGTTTTGCTGAATTGGGAACTGTAACATTTGTTCCCCAACCTGGAAATCCTCGTCCCCGCTTGTTTCGCTTACCATCAGACAAAGCTGTTCTTAACCGGATGGGCTTTAATAATGATGGTGCCGCAGCAATGGCGGCTAGGCTAACACAAGGGCAACAAGAACTCAACTTGCATATCCCCATAGGTATTAATTTAGGCAAGTCCAAGGTAACACCCCTAGAAGCATCTGCCAACGATTATCTCAATAGTTTTCGTTTGCTCAAAGACTTGGGAGACTATTTTGTAGTCAATGTATCTTCTCCAAATACCCCTGGTTTGCGATCGCTCCAAGATGCAACCATGCTCGGCGCAATCCTAGATTTATTACAACAAGAGAATAAAACACAAAAGCCGCTATTTGTCAAGATAGCGCCAGATTTAGAATGGGAAGCGATCGCCGATATTATTACCTTAGCCAGTACATATCAATTAGCGGGGTTAATTGCCACTAACACGACTATCCGCCGAGATATCCTGAAAACTCAAATCATTGAAAAAACTGGCAACCCTGTAACTGAAGAAGCTGGTGGAATTAGTGGCGCACCATTATGCGATCGCTCCACTGAAGTTATTCGTTTTATTTGGCAACAAACCCAAGGAAAATTGCCCATAATCGGCGTTGGTGGCATCTTTACCCCTGAAGATGCTTGGGAAAAAATTACTGCTGGCGCTAGCCTAATTCAAGTTTACACAGGCTGGATTTATGAGGGGCCATTGATGGTACGCCGCATTCTTCAAGGATTACTTTCTAAATTAGAACAAAGCGGATTAACTTCCATCAATGCAGCTATAGGTTTAGAAGCAAAAGTGAAAAATTAA